TGCACCGAACTGCCGGCTTACGTTCACAGCTTCGAAGGTATCGGGGTCGGCAAGGGTAAAAGCACCGATCCCGAGCCGGGCAAGGGTGAGGACATGCAACCCGCCAACCCCACCCGCGCCGGCCACCGCCACGCGGGAGGAAAGGAGACGGCGTTGTTCGTCTTCGGTCAGCAGGCCTATGTTGCGACGGAAATCTTCACCAATAAGCCGCTCAATGTCCATACTCAACCTTTCAAACATTTAATATACACAAATACGAATAGTTACAGAAGACACTTCCAGTATCTAGTGAAGAAGTTTTTCGAGCACATCTTCATCTTCGCCACCCTGCCACGGCAGCGCCGATGGCGCCGGATCATCCGGGGAATGCGTTAAGAAAGACGTCGATGATTTCATCGCCGGCTTTCCCATTGCCAGCACAAGAGTCCTTAATTGTGAAGAACGGGAAGCAACGGCGGGAATATAGAGGGACTTGGTTTCAAACCATTCCGGAAGTGCACCCGAGCCTGCGAGTTCAAGGGAAGCCACTGCGGAGTTCAGATCGTTGGCAACGGCTAGGTATTCATTGAATTCTCTAAGCAAATGAGATTCTGCCTCTATTACCTCTGCAAGTTTAACAGTTCCTTCAGCATGGCGTTCAGCCATCTGCCCGGCAATATATTCAACAGATCTTACCCGTTTCTCGTGGGCGCCAAGACCCTGTTCAAGCTCGCGCACCCGGCGCCAGGCACGTTCCACCTCCAATGAAGTGGACAAAACGCTTTCTTCATGGTCGTACTGAAGTTTCTGCTTGCGGGCAGCCTTTTGACGAACTTCGGCGGCGGTTTTCCCCCACTCGAAGATGGGCCAGTCAAGGTTTGCGGTGAAGAGCCACATATCGTCCCGCGTGATATTCGTTTCCCTCTGCCGCATATAACTCCCCTGCACCGAAACCTGAGGGTAGTAGGAGCTCCTGGCGATTGAAATATCTTCCTCAGCCCCCTTGATGCGAGTTCCGGCAACCTTCAAGTCCTTGGCATTCGCAACTGCATGACTTTTAACTTCTTCGAGAGAAACAACCAGGGCAACGGCACCCGGCATTCCGTGCAGTTGAAGATCGTCCTGGTCCGTATAATTGATTAGCCGCTTCAAGTCAGAGAGTGCGAGCTGCTCACGATTTACCCCCCTGGTTATTTCAAGTTCTGCAAACGCCACGTCGGCATCCTGGCGCAACACATCTTCACGGGGAACATATCCTTCAAGATTGAGTTCGGTCAGAACTCGCAGGCGTTCTTTCTTGGCTTCCGCCGCTTTTTCCGCAATCTCTCGCTGAAGCCGTGCATTCAGGGCATCATAAAATCCCTGTTTTACCTTGAAAATGAGCTTTTCCCGCTTGCTCTCCTCCTGGAGCGCAGCTTCCGCACTCTCGGCCTTTGCCTTACGAAAACCGTGGATCAAACGTCCGCCGGTGAATATCGGCTGATCCACGGATAACCCCAATGAATAAAAATCCTGATCATTCGTGGTGATATCCACATCTTCAGAGGGGAGATTTGCCCCGAAAGTGTTTTTGTCGATGATAAGTCTTCCGGGACGATCAACAAGTGTATAAAAGGCCCGCATCCTGACAGAAGGGAGAAGAGCGGCGCGGGCGGCAGGGACGGACTCGGCCGTTGCGGCCGACTCCATTTCTGCGGACTTTAACGACCGATTCTCTTTGAGTGCCCGAGCAATGCACTCATCAAGGGATAGTGACACGGCGGACGCGTCACAGACCGTTGCGAGAATCAGTGCTGATGCGAGGAAAATAGTCTTCATTTAGTGAATTTCACCGTCACTGTCATGCCATTCTGAAGCCCGGAGAAATCATCCAGATTGATATGAATTTTCTGCGTGTTGATGTCGAAGGAGGCCATCGGGTCAAAGTTCTTCAAGGCCCGCTTCCGCACTACGGAGAACACACGAGTAACCCTGCCGCGGTAGATCTTGCCGGGATAGGCGTCAACCGTCACCTCAACGGGATCCCCCTCTGAAACCTTGCCGACGTCGGACTCCTCGATCTCTGCCCGGATGCGTGTTTTAGCGGGGTCTACAAGTCTCAGGATCGGCGTACCTATATCGACAGCCTCACCCGGTTCCCTGAGCCGTTCGGCCACAATCCCGTCTATGGGAGATGTGATGGCGTAGTCTCGGAGCAAGCTGCGATAGTACTCGCCATCGGCCGTACTTTGCGCCACCGCTGCTCTTGCGCGTTCAACCTTCTCCTTGCGCTCACCCTTAAAAAGCTTTTCGAGGTTAGCCCGTGCTTCGCGCAATTCCTCCCGGGCCACTTTAAGCTCCTCTTCGGCACGGTTTCGCTCCAGAAGGGTAACGGCATCCTTGCGGTAGAGACGCTCCTGCCGCTGGAACCGGTCCTCCGCAAATCGGCAAACATCCTCGGCACGCTGCGTGCGCGCACGTGCAGACTCAACGTCCTCGGACCGGGACCCCGCCTCAAGTTCACTGAGCTCGGCCCGGGCTTCCCTCTTGCGAGCCTCGGCCTCTTGTATCTTTGCCTCGACTGTTCCGCTGTCCAGAGAAACCAGAAGCTGCCCCCGCCTGACCTGTTCCCCTTCCCGCACGCCGATCTTTACGATGGACCCGGCAACGCGGCTGCCGATTTCGGCCTCATCGGCACTTTCAACCATCCCTTTTGCGGTGAGGAACGAGGATGAAGGGCTATCTGCACGGCGGTTCGGCCCCTCTTCCCTCTTCGACACGAGCATCGGTCCCAAGACGGCAAGCACAATGGCCGCCAGGGCAAGCGCCCCGATAACAATAATTCCAGTGCGGTTGCCTTTCATGACTCTTTAAACCTCTGCGTAACAATTCTGCCGTCTTCCATGATAAGAGTCCGGTCGAAGACCTCCTCAATCCGATTGTCATGGGTAGCTACGACGACGCATTTGCGGCGGTCGGTAGCGAGTTTTCTGATAATCTCCATTACGTTCCTTCCGTTCTCCTGGTCCAGGTTGCCGGTTGGCTCATCGGCCAGTATGATGGGAGCATCTGAAGCAAGCGCCCGTGCGACCGCAACCCGCTGCTTCTGTCCGCCGGACAAATCACGGGGCAAAAAGTCAAGCCGGTGCCCCAATCCCACTTCACCCAGAAAGAAGTCGGCCCGCTCATCGGCAGCCTCGCCGATAATACCTTTGAGCTTCAACGCCAAGAGAACATTCTCCCGGGCAGTCAGGGCTGGAAACAGGTTAAATCCTTGAAAGATAAAAGAAATATACTGCCTCCTAACGGCGGGCAGTTCATGTTCACCCATGGTGCTTGTCTCTTGGCCGTAGATGCTGATTGAGCCGGCAGTGGGCCTGAGGATGCAGCCAAGGATAGACAACAACGTTGTTTTCCCGCTCCCGGAAGGGCCAAAAAGCCCGACGATTTCCCCTTCGCGAAACTCAAGGTCAACTCCGGCAACAGCCGTGACCTCGACGCTCCCTTCCGCGTAAACTTTGGAAAGCCCTTTCGTAACGATCGGCAATGACACCCTTACCCCCGGAACAGAATCGCCGGATCGATTGACTTTATTTTCCGGATGGAAACAAACGCCGCCGCAAAACACATGAGCAGAGTCAGGACCAGGACAGCCACATTAACCCAGACATTTACCACCATGACCATCCCTGCGGCGTGGTAGAGCTTGACCGAAGCGATGGTAATCACAAGACTGGCAAGATAGCCGGCAAGGGCGTTTATGAATGCCTGGGAAAAGATTATCCGGTATATCTCGGCGTTGTCCGCGCCCATGGCCTTAAGGGTTCCAAACTCCTTGATATGTTCCATGGTGGAGTTGTAGATGGTCTGACCGACAATGAGCATGCCGATAAGGAAACTGATCAGTATAGTCAGCATGAACGAGAAGCCGACACCGGTCTCAATGGTCCAGTAAAGGCGGGTCTTGCGGCTGAAATCCCCACTGGTATAGACATCAACATCCTTAAGCTTTTTCTTTAATCGCGCAACGACATCTGCGACGTCATGGCGCGAATCCACCTTGGCCACGACAAAAACAGTGTTCGCCGGGCCAACCAGGTCGGAAAGGCTCTGGGCGACGTTGTAAGAAGTGAAAATCAGAGGCGCAGTAGTAAACGACTTCGCACCGCTGCTGATGCCCACAACTTGAAGACGTCGGAAGAAAATATCGCGATAATCTCCCACTTTGAATTCCCCGAGCCGCTTCCAGGCCGATTCATCCACTATGAAAAAATTACCGTTTTTGACAGACCGCGCGTCACCTTCTTTCATCTTCCAGGGTCCGCCAACCAAAGTATCGGGGTTATAACCGATCACCTCAACCTGCTCGGTTCCACCCTCTTTCTGTTTGATTAACCCCCAGGTCACGATAAGCTTTTCAGCCCACTGAACACCTTCCACCGATTTGACATGGTCGTAGAAATATTCGGGAATCGGCTGTGCGAAATCAAAATTCCGGGTGTTCTTTGAGGTTACCCAGATATCCCCTTCAGTGTGATCGATGATCACCGATGATGTTTCCATCAATCCGAGATAGATTCCAACCTGGGCAAAGATGAGCCCCACAGCGAAAACCACGCCGAGCAGCGTAATCAGCGATCTGATCTTATCGTAGAGCAATATCCTGAGGGCAACATAAAACATTACAAATTAATATCACACAGTAATTGCAGCGGCAACCGAGATATCATTGACGCCATTCCATCGGGACCCCTGCCCTGCTTGCTTCAATTTCAAGAGCGGAAAGTTGTGCTTCGAGTTCCTTGATCCGAGTTTCGTCGCGATCAATCTCAGCCTTGCGCTCGGAATAGGAGGTCCGGTCCTGGACGCGCTGATGAATGATGCGCATGCGCCGCAACTGGTTCAGTTCATCCTGTTTCTTTGGAAGCCCTTCCCGAAGGTCTTTCATCTCAGTTCGAATAGCAGCGAATCGGGATCGCCACTCTTCTTCTGAAAGCCCGCCCGGCAGATTCGGCTCAAGACCCGTATCCTGATTTTGCAGAACTCCGTCATCCGAAGGGGATGTAGCCTTTGG
The nucleotide sequence above comes from Geobacter benzoatilyticus. Encoded proteins:
- a CDS encoding ABC transporter ATP-binding protein; translation: MSLPIVTKGLSKVYAEGSVEVTAVAGVDLEFREGEIVGLFGPSGSGKTTLLSILGCILRPTAGSISIYGQETSTMGEHELPAVRRQYISFIFQGFNLFPALTARENVLLALKLKGIIGEAADERADFFLGEVGLGHRLDFLPRDLSGGQKQRVAVARALASDAPIILADEPTGNLDQENGRNVMEIIRKLATDRRKCVVVATHDNRIEEVFDRTLIMEDGRIVTQRFKES
- a CDS encoding HlyD family secretion protein; protein product: MKGNRTGIIVIGALALAAIVLAVLGPMLVSKREEGPNRRADSPSSSFLTAKGMVESADEAEIGSRVAGSIVKIGVREGEQVRRGQLLVSLDSGTVEAKIQEAEARKREARAELSELEAGSRSEDVESARARTQRAEDVCRFAEDRFQRQERLYRKDAVTLLERNRAEEELKVAREELREARANLEKLFKGERKEKVERARAAVAQSTADGEYYRSLLRDYAITSPIDGIVAERLREPGEAVDIGTPILRLVDPAKTRIRAEIEESDVGKVSEGDPVEVTVDAYPGKIYRGRVTRVFSVVRKRALKNFDPMASFDINTQKIHINLDDFSGLQNGMTVTVKFTK
- a CDS encoding ABC transporter permease; protein product: MFYVALRILLYDKIRSLITLLGVVFAVGLIFAQVGIYLGLMETSSVIIDHTEGDIWVTSKNTRNFDFAQPIPEYFYDHVKSVEGVQWAEKLIVTWGLIKQKEGGTEQVEVIGYNPDTLVGGPWKMKEGDARSVKNGNFFIVDESAWKRLGEFKVGDYRDIFFRRLQVVGISSGAKSFTTAPLIFTSYNVAQSLSDLVGPANTVFVVAKVDSRHDVADVVARLKKKLKDVDVYTSGDFSRKTRLYWTIETGVGFSFMLTILISFLIGMLIVGQTIYNSTMEHIKEFGTLKAMGADNAEIYRIIFSQAFINALAGYLASLVITIASVKLYHAAGMVMVVNVWVNVAVLVLTLLMCFAAAFVSIRKIKSIDPAILFRG
- a CDS encoding DUF4124 domain-containing protein; protein product: MMHIGKFITVAVAVAGFSSGAMADTYQWVDDKGVVHFTDDTDRIPARYQKRVREIPSPKATSPSDDGVLQNQDTGLEPNLPGGLSEEEWRSRFAAIRTEMKDLREGLPKKQDELNQLRRMRIIHQRVQDRTSYSERKAEIDRDETRIKELEAQLSALEIEASRAGVPMEWRQ
- a CDS encoding TolC family protein, with the translated sequence MKTIFLASALILATVCDASAVSLSLDECIARALKENRSLKSAEMESAATAESVPAARAALLPSVRMRAFYTLVDRPGRLIIDKNTFGANLPSEDVDITTNDQDFYSLGLSVDQPIFTGGRLIHGFRKAKAESAEAALQEESKREKLIFKVKQGFYDALNARLQREIAEKAAEAKKERLRVLTELNLEGYVPREDVLRQDADVAFAELEITRGVNREQLALSDLKRLINYTDQDDLQLHGMPGAVALVVSLEEVKSHAVANAKDLKVAGTRIKGAEEDISIARSSYYPQVSVQGSYMRQRETNITRDDMWLFTANLDWPIFEWGKTAAEVRQKAARKQKLQYDHEESVLSTSLEVERAWRRVRELEQGLGAHEKRVRSVEYIAGQMAERHAEGTVKLAEVIEAESHLLREFNEYLAVANDLNSAVASLELAGSGALPEWFETKSLYIPAVASRSSQLRTLVLAMGKPAMKSSTSFLTHSPDDPAPSALPWQGGEDEDVLEKLLH